A stretch of Apostichopus japonicus isolate 1M-3 chromosome 9, ASM3797524v1, whole genome shotgun sequence DNA encodes these proteins:
- the LOC139973374 gene encoding uncharacterized protein isoform X1 yields the protein MNWFLLLCIFVLAYFSNGTDAVTGGCTQRNRRSWNGCHLLTGSSTAADCNNVTIGGYKVQQNREEINPSRPFSCTSCRERKSTILDEIPTGFANAVTTTAERQNKGSMAANYSPIVAFGTSPPAIRMSSEFSYPTYQDNARQTFPSSSLSTTGTIDVRKESLVYTSSGSYPSKEIPSETIITTNHYGIKVTRAPSTSARTISTVGETDALPAATSDPLGSTDVTKPTTRTLSTSEGVVTPPTSEDPSGSSGITKPATRTLSTSEGAVTQSITKDPSGSTGIAEPTTRTLSTSEEAVTQSVRKDPSRYTGTAKPVIRTLSTSEEAVTQYITKDPSGSTDTAKPATLSSLGTKLTNSSTSDPQGSHSSTVLHNDSFTTLSSLISESTSAPDDGSLVTTSQPDTTLVTTSQPDTTLVTTSQPDTTLVTTSQPDTTLVTTSQPDTTLVTTSQPDTTLVTTSQPDTTLVTTSQPDTTLVTTSQPVTTLVTTSQPVTTLVADTITVPSYRSTTGIECRTFFTAEDGLSYEMFRASPFDGFIEFQVKAQRDVHIILTPSLTSADIYEIIIDSIDDTRSGISRCLTCDNVVTSPDQQLLYLNENEFRHFWISLTSSGTISVGKDGESQPFLQWTDPSPLQVNYIGYYANGIVGGEFKFCDLGNLLPQCPENLKNYYCSCTISGGHTISYQNGYVDSVHSCSCEGIDNARRCLWLPSDCQELRNKGIDVDGLYSIFPSWKGMLPMDVMCNMLLKGGGWTMIQRRVNGSVDFNRDKLSYDNGFGIRSHEFWIGNSQLYALLKPTNYTLRIDMVLPGGSPAYAEYDSFRIEDKQSDFRISSLGKFSRSSTYVFDAMARHLGMSFTTYDYDVDDQKSSNCATIGGGGWWYNGGAPDGWCWHANLNGQFNQFNDKAIIWYFGQSAAYKDILEYVDMKIRPTIS from the exons ATGAATTGGTTTCTCTtactttgtatttttgttttagcATATTTCTCCAATGGAACAGATG CAGTCACAGGTGGATGTACACAGCGGAATCGTCGCTCATGGAATGGTTGTCATCTTCTAACTGGAAGTTCTACTGCAGCTGACTGCAATAATGTAACCATCGGTGGCTACAAAGTACAACAAAACCGAGAGGAAATCAACCCTTCTCGTCCATTTTCATGCACGTCATGCCGAG AACGAAAGTCAACAATTCTTGACGAAATCCCTACGGGGTTTGCAAATGCTGTAACGACCACTGCAGAGCGACAAAACAAAGGGAGCATGGCAGCAAACTATTCTCCCATCGTGGCATTCGGTACTTCTCCGCCTGCAATACGGATGTCGTCGGAGTTCAGTTATCCGACTTATCAAGATAATGCTAGACAAACGTTTCCAAGTAGTAGTTTGTCTACGACTGGAACTATAGATGTCCGAAAAGAATCCCTTGTCTACACATCGAGTGGATCATATCCATCAAAAGAAATACCGAGCGAAACCATCATCACAACGAACCATTATGGTATCAAGGTAACTAGAGCACCATCAACTAGTGCAAGAACCATATCGACAGTAGGAGAAACAGATGCACTCCCGGCCGCAACAAGTGATCCCCTTGGATCCACTGACGTGACTAAACCGACTACCAGAACGCTGTCTACTTCAGAAGGAGTAGTAACACCACCTACGAGTGAGGATCCGTCCGGGTCTAGCGGGATAACTAAACCGGCTACCAGAACGCTGTCGACTTCAGAAGGAGCAGTAACACAATCTATTACTAAGGATCCGTCCGGATCTACCGGGATTGCTGAACCGACTACGAGAACGCTGTCGACTTCAGAAGAAGCAGTAACACAATCAGTTCGTAAGGATCCCTCTAGATATACGGGGACAGCTAAACCGGTTATCAGGACGCTGTCGACTTCAGAAGAAGCAGTAACACAATATATTACTAAGGATCCCTCTGGATCTACCGATACAGCTAAACCGGCTACGCTGTCGTCGTTAGGGACAAAACTAACAAATTCGTCAACAAGTGATCCACAGGGATCCCATTCTAGCACGGTGTTACATAACGACTCGTTCACTACTCTATCATCTTTAATTTCAGAGTCCACAAGTGCACCAGATGACGGGTCTTTGGTTACGACGTCACAACCAGATACCACATTGGTTACGACATCACAACCAGATACCACATTGGTTACGACATCACAACCAGATACCACATTGGTTACGACATCACAACCAGATACCACATTGGTTACGACATCACAACCAGATACCACATTGGTTACGACATCACAACCAGATACCACATTGGTTACGACGTCACAACCAGATACCACATTGGTTACGACATCACAACCAGATACCACATTGGTTACGACATCACAACCAGTTACCACATTGGTTACGACATCACAACCAGTTACCACATTGGTCGCAGATACCATCACTGTCCCATCATATCGTTCAACCACTGGCATCG AGTGCAGGACATTCTTTACGGCTGAAGATGGCCTTTCGTATGAGATGTTTCGTGCTTCACCATTCGACGGATTCATAGAGTTTCAAGTTAAGGCTCAAAGAGACGTCCATATTATTCTAACGCCGTCACTAACCAGTGCCGATATCTATGAAATAATTATCGACAGCATAGATGACACCCGATCTGGGATCAGCAGGTGCTTAACTTGCGATAATGTGGTAACCTCACCAGACCAGCAACTTCTCTATTTGAACGAAAATGAGTTCAGACACTTCTGGATAAGTTTAACCTCGAGCGGAACCATATCGGTTGGTAAAGATGGCGAGAGTCAGCCGTTTTTGCAATGGACCGATCCCTCCCCTCTGCAAGTGAATTACATCGGTTACTATGCCAACGGTATCGTCGGTGGTGAATTCAAGTTCTGTGACTTAG GTAATTTACTGCCACAGTGTCctgaaaatctgaaaaattacTATTGTTCATGCACAATCTCTGGCGGACATACCATCTCGTACCAGAATGGTTATGTAGATAGTGTCCACAGTTGTAGTTGCGAAGGGATAGACAACGCTAGAAGGTGCCTTTGGCTTCCTTCAGACTGCCAAGAGCTTCGTAATAAAGGTATCGATGTTGATGGCCTCTATAGCATTTTTCCTTCTTGGAAGGGGATGTTACCAATGGATGTGATGTGCAACATGTTACTTAAGGGCGGAGGttggacg ATGATCCAACGTCGTGTTAATGGGTCCGTGGACTTCAATCGAGACAAGTTGTCTTACGACAATGGCTTCGGTATTCGAAGTCACGAATTCTGGATTGGCAACTCACAACTTTACGCCTTGTTAAAGCCAACTAACTATACACTACGCATTGACATGGTCTTACCAGGCGGTTCTCCGGCGTATGCTGAATACGACTCTTTCAGAATCGAAGACAAGCAGAGCGACTTCCGAATATCCTCTCTTGGTAAATTTAGCAGATCTTCGACTTACG
- the LOC139973374 gene encoding uncharacterized protein isoform X2, producing MNWFLLLCIFVLAYFSNGTDVTGGCTQRNRRSWNGCHLLTGSSTAADCNNVTIGGYKVQQNREEINPSRPFSCTSCRERKSTILDEIPTGFANAVTTTAERQNKGSMAANYSPIVAFGTSPPAIRMSSEFSYPTYQDNARQTFPSSSLSTTGTIDVRKESLVYTSSGSYPSKEIPSETIITTNHYGIKVTRAPSTSARTISTVGETDALPAATSDPLGSTDVTKPTTRTLSTSEGVVTPPTSEDPSGSSGITKPATRTLSTSEGAVTQSITKDPSGSTGIAEPTTRTLSTSEEAVTQSVRKDPSRYTGTAKPVIRTLSTSEEAVTQYITKDPSGSTDTAKPATLSSLGTKLTNSSTSDPQGSHSSTVLHNDSFTTLSSLISESTSAPDDGSLVTTSQPDTTLVTTSQPDTTLVTTSQPDTTLVTTSQPDTTLVTTSQPDTTLVTTSQPDTTLVTTSQPDTTLVTTSQPDTTLVTTSQPVTTLVTTSQPVTTLVADTITVPSYRSTTGIECRTFFTAEDGLSYEMFRASPFDGFIEFQVKAQRDVHIILTPSLTSADIYEIIIDSIDDTRSGISRCLTCDNVVTSPDQQLLYLNENEFRHFWISLTSSGTISVGKDGESQPFLQWTDPSPLQVNYIGYYANGIVGGEFKFCDLGNLLPQCPENLKNYYCSCTISGGHTISYQNGYVDSVHSCSCEGIDNARRCLWLPSDCQELRNKGIDVDGLYSIFPSWKGMLPMDVMCNMLLKGGGWTMIQRRVNGSVDFNRDKLSYDNGFGIRSHEFWIGNSQLYALLKPTNYTLRIDMVLPGGSPAYAEYDSFRIEDKQSDFRISSLGKFSRSSTYVFDAMARHLGMSFTTYDYDVDDQKSSNCATIGGGGWWYNGGAPDGWCWHANLNGQFNQFNDKAIIWYFGQSAAYKDILEYVDMKIRPTIS from the exons ATGAATTGGTTTCTCTtactttgtatttttgttttagcATATTTCTCCAATGGAACAGATG TCACAGGTGGATGTACACAGCGGAATCGTCGCTCATGGAATGGTTGTCATCTTCTAACTGGAAGTTCTACTGCAGCTGACTGCAATAATGTAACCATCGGTGGCTACAAAGTACAACAAAACCGAGAGGAAATCAACCCTTCTCGTCCATTTTCATGCACGTCATGCCGAG AACGAAAGTCAACAATTCTTGACGAAATCCCTACGGGGTTTGCAAATGCTGTAACGACCACTGCAGAGCGACAAAACAAAGGGAGCATGGCAGCAAACTATTCTCCCATCGTGGCATTCGGTACTTCTCCGCCTGCAATACGGATGTCGTCGGAGTTCAGTTATCCGACTTATCAAGATAATGCTAGACAAACGTTTCCAAGTAGTAGTTTGTCTACGACTGGAACTATAGATGTCCGAAAAGAATCCCTTGTCTACACATCGAGTGGATCATATCCATCAAAAGAAATACCGAGCGAAACCATCATCACAACGAACCATTATGGTATCAAGGTAACTAGAGCACCATCAACTAGTGCAAGAACCATATCGACAGTAGGAGAAACAGATGCACTCCCGGCCGCAACAAGTGATCCCCTTGGATCCACTGACGTGACTAAACCGACTACCAGAACGCTGTCTACTTCAGAAGGAGTAGTAACACCACCTACGAGTGAGGATCCGTCCGGGTCTAGCGGGATAACTAAACCGGCTACCAGAACGCTGTCGACTTCAGAAGGAGCAGTAACACAATCTATTACTAAGGATCCGTCCGGATCTACCGGGATTGCTGAACCGACTACGAGAACGCTGTCGACTTCAGAAGAAGCAGTAACACAATCAGTTCGTAAGGATCCCTCTAGATATACGGGGACAGCTAAACCGGTTATCAGGACGCTGTCGACTTCAGAAGAAGCAGTAACACAATATATTACTAAGGATCCCTCTGGATCTACCGATACAGCTAAACCGGCTACGCTGTCGTCGTTAGGGACAAAACTAACAAATTCGTCAACAAGTGATCCACAGGGATCCCATTCTAGCACGGTGTTACATAACGACTCGTTCACTACTCTATCATCTTTAATTTCAGAGTCCACAAGTGCACCAGATGACGGGTCTTTGGTTACGACGTCACAACCAGATACCACATTGGTTACGACATCACAACCAGATACCACATTGGTTACGACATCACAACCAGATACCACATTGGTTACGACATCACAACCAGATACCACATTGGTTACGACATCACAACCAGATACCACATTGGTTACGACATCACAACCAGATACCACATTGGTTACGACGTCACAACCAGATACCACATTGGTTACGACATCACAACCAGATACCACATTGGTTACGACATCACAACCAGTTACCACATTGGTTACGACATCACAACCAGTTACCACATTGGTCGCAGATACCATCACTGTCCCATCATATCGTTCAACCACTGGCATCG AGTGCAGGACATTCTTTACGGCTGAAGATGGCCTTTCGTATGAGATGTTTCGTGCTTCACCATTCGACGGATTCATAGAGTTTCAAGTTAAGGCTCAAAGAGACGTCCATATTATTCTAACGCCGTCACTAACCAGTGCCGATATCTATGAAATAATTATCGACAGCATAGATGACACCCGATCTGGGATCAGCAGGTGCTTAACTTGCGATAATGTGGTAACCTCACCAGACCAGCAACTTCTCTATTTGAACGAAAATGAGTTCAGACACTTCTGGATAAGTTTAACCTCGAGCGGAACCATATCGGTTGGTAAAGATGGCGAGAGTCAGCCGTTTTTGCAATGGACCGATCCCTCCCCTCTGCAAGTGAATTACATCGGTTACTATGCCAACGGTATCGTCGGTGGTGAATTCAAGTTCTGTGACTTAG GTAATTTACTGCCACAGTGTCctgaaaatctgaaaaattacTATTGTTCATGCACAATCTCTGGCGGACATACCATCTCGTACCAGAATGGTTATGTAGATAGTGTCCACAGTTGTAGTTGCGAAGGGATAGACAACGCTAGAAGGTGCCTTTGGCTTCCTTCAGACTGCCAAGAGCTTCGTAATAAAGGTATCGATGTTGATGGCCTCTATAGCATTTTTCCTTCTTGGAAGGGGATGTTACCAATGGATGTGATGTGCAACATGTTACTTAAGGGCGGAGGttggacg ATGATCCAACGTCGTGTTAATGGGTCCGTGGACTTCAATCGAGACAAGTTGTCTTACGACAATGGCTTCGGTATTCGAAGTCACGAATTCTGGATTGGCAACTCACAACTTTACGCCTTGTTAAAGCCAACTAACTATACACTACGCATTGACATGGTCTTACCAGGCGGTTCTCCGGCGTATGCTGAATACGACTCTTTCAGAATCGAAGACAAGCAGAGCGACTTCCGAATATCCTCTCTTGGTAAATTTAGCAGATCTTCGACTTACG